The following are encoded together in the Coregonus clupeaformis isolate EN_2021a unplaced genomic scaffold, ASM2061545v1 scaf0043, whole genome shotgun sequence genome:
- the LOC121577806 gene encoding protein canopy homolog 2, translated as MKMWHPLQSLPLCVLLAFLVSHGQGTRQGQDLKCGACRAMVDEMEWAISQVDPNKMIQTGSFRINPDGSQSIREVPLARSEGNLLELMEEICEKMKDYGERLDPITSRETYERVTSRNGKPMDLSEAKLDSRVTSSLKFACETIIEQHEDEVIEFFAHETDNVKDKLCSKRTDLCDHALQIPHDEL; from the exons ATGAAGATGTGGCATCCCTTGCAATCACTTCCTCTGTGTGTGCTACTTGCTTTTCTTGTGAGCCACGGCCAAGGAACCAGGCAGGGCCAGGATCTCAAATGTGGAG CATGTAGGGCCATGGTGGATGAGATGGAGTGGGCAATATCCCAGGTGGATCCTAACAAAATGATCCAGACCGGGTCCTTTAGAATCAACCCAGATGGTAGCCAGTCTATTAGAGAG GTTCCTCTCGCCCGCTCGGAGGGTAACCTCCTGGAGCTAATGGAGGAGATATGTGAGAAGATGAAGGATTACGGGGAACGCTTGGACCCCATCACCAGCAGGGAGACCTATGAGAGGGTCACGTCTCGGAACGGCAAACCCATGGACCTCTCAGAGGCTAAACTGGATTCCAGAGTCACATCCAGCCTGAAATTTGCT TGTGAGACCATCATTGAACAACATGAAGACGAGGTCATCGAATTCTTTGCCCATGAAACGGACAACGTGAAAGACAAACTCTGCAGCAAGAGAACAG ACCTTTGCGACCATGCTCTGCAAATCCCTCATGATGAGCTATGA
- the LOC121577805 gene encoding citrate synthase, mitochondrial, producing the protein MSLLSACRFAPKVLNSTKSAACLFIASRNATTSTNLRDVLSDLVPKEQSRIKNFKTQYGKTNIGSITVDMIYGGMRGMKGLVYETSVLDADEGIRFRGYSIPECQQLLPKAPGGAEPLPEGLFWLLVTGQVPTEEQVNWLSKEWAKRAALPSHVVTMLDNFPTNLHPMSQFSAAITALNSESSFARAYSEGVNKAKYWEFVYEDSMDLIAKLPCVAAKIYRNLYREGSSIGAIDSSLDWSHNFTNMLGYSDTTFTELMRLYLTIHSDHEGGNVSAHTSHLVGSALSDPYLSFSAAMNGLAGPLHGLANQEVLVWLTALQKEMGGEVSDEAMRDYIWNTLKSGRVVPGYGHAVLRKTDPRYTCQQEFAFKHLPDDPMFKLVHQLYKIVPNVLLEQGKAKNPWPNVDAHSGVLLQYYGMTEMNYYTVLFGVSRALGVLAQLIWSRALGFPLERPKSMSTDGLMNLVGANKSG; encoded by the exons ATGTCCCTACTGTCCGCCTGCAGGTTTGCCCCGAAGGTCTTAAATTCAACGAAG AGCGCAGCATGTCTCTTCATCGCTTCCAGAAATGCCACTACATCAACA AACCTGAGAGATGTGCTCTCGGATCTCGTCCCTAAAGAACAGAGTAGGATTAAGAATTTCAAAACGCAGTATGGCAAGACCAACATCGGCTCAATCACTGTGGATATG ATCTACGGTGGGATGAGAGGTATGAAGGGCCTGGTGTATGAGACCTCTGTGCTGGATGCAGATGAG gGAATTCGTTTCCGTGGCTACAGCATTCCGGAGTGCCAGCAGCTGTTGCCCAAGGCTCCAGGAGGTGCCGAGCCCCTGCCTGAAGGTCTGTTCTGGCTGCTGGTGACAGGCCAGGTGCCCACAGAGGAACAG GTGAACTGGCTGTCCAAGGAGTGGGCCAAGCGTGCAGCTCTTCCCTCCCACGTGGTCACCATGCTGGATAACTTCCCCACCAACCTCCACCCTATGTCTCAGTTCAGCGCCGCCATCACAGCTCTGAACAGTGAGAGCAGCTTCGCTCGGGCCTACTCTGAGGGAGTCAACAAGGCCAAGTACTGGGAG TTTGTCTATGAAGACTCCATGGATCTGATCGCTAAACTGCCTTGCGTTGCGGCCAAGATTTACCGCAACCTTTACCGCGAGGGCAGCAGCATTGGCGCAATTGACTCCAGTCTGGACTGGTCCCACAACTTCACCAACATGCTGGGCTACAGCGATACCACGTTCACTGAGCTTATGCGCCTGTACCTCACCATCCACAG TGACCATGAGGGTGGTAACGTGAGTGCCCACACCAGCCACTTAGTGGGCAGTGCCCTGTCTGACCCCTACCTCTCCTTCAGCGCAGCTATGAACGGATTGGCCGGACCCCTTCATGGACTGGCTAACCAG GAGGTGCTGGTGTGGCTGACGGCCCTGCagaaggagatgggaggagaggtgTCTGACGAGGCCATGCGAGACTACATCTGGAACACCCTCAAGTCTGGAAGG GTGGTTCCAGGCTACGGCCACGCCGTCCTGAGGAAGACAGACCCCAGGTACACCTGCCAGCAGGAGTTTGCCTTCAAGCACCTGCCCGATGACCCCATGTTCAAACTGGTGCACCAACTCTACAAGATCGTGCCCAACGTGCTGCTGGAGCAGGGCAAGGCCAAGAACCCCTGGCCCAATGTGGACGCCCACAGTGGAGTGCTGCTACAG TACTATGGGATGACAGAGATGAACTACTACACGGTGCTGTTCGGCGTGTCCCGAGCCCTGGGGGTGCTGGCCCAGCTGATCTGGAGCCGAGCCCTGGGCTTCCCCCTGGAGCGCCCCAAATCCATGAGCACGGACGGACTCATGAACCTGGTGGGGGCCAACAAGTCCGGGTAA